The following proteins come from a genomic window of Clupea harengus chromosome 22, Ch_v2.0.2, whole genome shotgun sequence:
- the psip1a gene encoding PC4 and SFRS1 interacting protein 1a isoform X1 has protein sequence MTRDFKPGDLIFAKMKGYPHWPARIDEVPDGAVKPANIKFPIFFFGTHETAFLGPKDIYPYLPNKDKYAKPNKRKGFNEGLWEIDNNPKVELDGERMMSAESAEDKDSDSGPEGEDEGDDGEKGRKSSVSGSEAGQEEEEDEEEEDEEEGEMEVSGQGPLLEEESTDTPSKPKRGRKKKSETEQDSEKEEAAASPTSSPPGGDTPAPKRRGRKPKAEKLLLLQQQQQASQDPHGSGSDMDTTADSERKRKRGSDDKSKHQEEDERRADGRKRKEEVKKEPEAKRRKNAKDESSSDSEDEEKRSGPGRKRNPLKAQQNTAESDKDDRRRKADETKELGKEDGKKDERKGDRRKEMSTEQRLQRLHGEIKISLKIDNPDVKKCLVALDELGSLQVTTQHLQKHSDLIATLKKIRRFKASQDIMDKASMLYNKFKTMFLVGEGDSVLSQVLNKSLAEQRQFEEAKKGALKKAEQAKEQSIEGQVVNGDSSPEVKQHETEQSKAAEESQAVENSAPVAQQESS, from the exons ATGACACGGGATTTCAAACCTGGTGACTTGATCTTTGCAAAAATGAAGGGTTATCCCCATTGGCCAGCAAGG ATCGATGAAGTTCCAGATGGAGCTGTTAAACCAGCCAATATCAAATTTCCCATCTTCTTCTTTGGCACCCATGAAAC GGCATTCCTTGGTCCCAAAGACATATACCCATATCTGCCCAACAAAGACAAGTATGCCAAACCCAATAAGAGGAAGGGCTTCAATGAAGGCCTGTGGGAAATCGACAACAACCCAAAGGTGGAGCTAGATGGAGAGAGG ATGATGTCGGCTGAGTCAGCGGAAGACAAAGACTCAGACAGCGGCCCCGAGGGAGAGGATGAAGGCGATgatggggagaaggggaggaagtCCTCG GTGTCTGGCAGTGAAGCGggtcaggaagaggaggaggatgaggaggaggaggatgaggaggaaggggagatgGAGGTGTCAGGGCAGGGGCCCCTGTTGGAGGAA GAATCAACAGACACCCCATCCAAGCCAAAAAGAGGACGAAAGAAAAAG AGTGAAACGGAGCAGGACTCTGAAAAAGAGGAGGCTGCTGCCAGTCCTACTTCAAGTCCACCTG GTGGAGACACACCTGCGCCTAAGCGTCGTGGCAGGAAGCCCAAAGCAGAGAAGttgctcctcctgcagcagcagcagcaggcatcACAAGACCCCCACGGATCAGGAAGTGACAT GGACACCACTGCAGATTCTGAACGGAAAAGGAAACGAGGATCTGACGACAAGAGCAAACaccaggaggaggatgagaggagggcagatggcaggaagagaaaggaggaggtgaagaaggagCCAGAGGCCAAGAGAAGGAAGAACGCCAAGGATGAGAGCTCATCTGActctgaggatgaggag aagaggagtggaccagGCAGGAAACGCAACCCACTGAAAGCTCAGCAGAATACTGCAGAGTCGGACAAGGACGACCGCCGCCGCAAGGCAGACGAGACCAAAGA aTTAGGAAAAGAAGATGGAAAGAAGGATGAGCGGAAAGGAGACCGTAGGAAAG AAATGTCTACAGAGCAACGTCTACAGAGATTGCATGGAGAAATCAAAATCTCTTTGAAGATAGACAACCCT GATGTGAAGAAATGCCTGGTTGCGTTGGACGAGCTGGGCTCTCTGCAGGTCACCACCCAGCACCTACAGAAGCACAGTGATCTGATAGCCACCCTTAAAAAG ATCCGCAGGTTTAAGGCCAGCCAGGACATCATGGACAAGGCCTCCATGTTGTACAACAAGTTCAAGACCATGTTCCTGGTGGGTGAGGGAGACTCTGTGCTGAGCCAGGTTCTCAACAAGTCTCTGGCTGAGCAGAGGCAGTTTGAGGAGGCCAAGAAAGGAGCACTGAAGAAAGCTGAGCAAGCCAAAGAGCAGAGCATAG AGGGACAGGTTGTGAATGGAGATTCCAGCCCAGAGGTGAAGCAGCACGAGACCGAGCAAAGCAAAGCGGCTGAAGAGAGTCAAGCTGTGGAGAACAg
- the psip1a gene encoding PC4 and SFRS1 interacting protein 1a isoform X2, translated as MTRDFKPGDLIFAKMKGYPHWPARIDEVPDGAVKPANIKFPIFFFGTHETAFLGPKDIYPYLPNKDKYAKPNKRKGFNEGLWEIDNNPKVELDGERMMSAESAEDKDSDSGPEGEDEGDDGEKGRKSSESTDTPSKPKRGRKKKSETEQDSEKEEAAASPTSSPPGGDTPAPKRRGRKPKAEKLLLLQQQQQASQDPHGSGSDMDTTADSERKRKRGSDDKSKHQEEDERRADGRKRKEEVKKEPEAKRRKNAKDESSSDSEDEEKRSGPGRKRNPLKAQQNTAESDKDDRRRKADETKELGKEDGKKDERKGDRRKEMSTEQRLQRLHGEIKISLKIDNPDVKKCLVALDELGSLQVTTQHLQKHSDLIATLKKIRRFKASQDIMDKASMLYNKFKTMFLVGEGDSVLSQVLNKSLAEQRQFEEAKKGALKKAEQAKEQSIEGQVVNGDSSPEVKQHETEQSKAAEESQAVENSAPVAQQESS; from the exons ATGACACGGGATTTCAAACCTGGTGACTTGATCTTTGCAAAAATGAAGGGTTATCCCCATTGGCCAGCAAGG ATCGATGAAGTTCCAGATGGAGCTGTTAAACCAGCCAATATCAAATTTCCCATCTTCTTCTTTGGCACCCATGAAAC GGCATTCCTTGGTCCCAAAGACATATACCCATATCTGCCCAACAAAGACAAGTATGCCAAACCCAATAAGAGGAAGGGCTTCAATGAAGGCCTGTGGGAAATCGACAACAACCCAAAGGTGGAGCTAGATGGAGAGAGG ATGATGTCGGCTGAGTCAGCGGAAGACAAAGACTCAGACAGCGGCCCCGAGGGAGAGGATGAAGGCGATgatggggagaaggggaggaagtCCTCG GAATCAACAGACACCCCATCCAAGCCAAAAAGAGGACGAAAGAAAAAG AGTGAAACGGAGCAGGACTCTGAAAAAGAGGAGGCTGCTGCCAGTCCTACTTCAAGTCCACCTG GTGGAGACACACCTGCGCCTAAGCGTCGTGGCAGGAAGCCCAAAGCAGAGAAGttgctcctcctgcagcagcagcagcaggcatcACAAGACCCCCACGGATCAGGAAGTGACAT GGACACCACTGCAGATTCTGAACGGAAAAGGAAACGAGGATCTGACGACAAGAGCAAACaccaggaggaggatgagaggagggcagatggcaggaagagaaaggaggaggtgaagaaggagCCAGAGGCCAAGAGAAGGAAGAACGCCAAGGATGAGAGCTCATCTGActctgaggatgaggag aagaggagtggaccagGCAGGAAACGCAACCCACTGAAAGCTCAGCAGAATACTGCAGAGTCGGACAAGGACGACCGCCGCCGCAAGGCAGACGAGACCAAAGA aTTAGGAAAAGAAGATGGAAAGAAGGATGAGCGGAAAGGAGACCGTAGGAAAG AAATGTCTACAGAGCAACGTCTACAGAGATTGCATGGAGAAATCAAAATCTCTTTGAAGATAGACAACCCT GATGTGAAGAAATGCCTGGTTGCGTTGGACGAGCTGGGCTCTCTGCAGGTCACCACCCAGCACCTACAGAAGCACAGTGATCTGATAGCCACCCTTAAAAAG ATCCGCAGGTTTAAGGCCAGCCAGGACATCATGGACAAGGCCTCCATGTTGTACAACAAGTTCAAGACCATGTTCCTGGTGGGTGAGGGAGACTCTGTGCTGAGCCAGGTTCTCAACAAGTCTCTGGCTGAGCAGAGGCAGTTTGAGGAGGCCAAGAAAGGAGCACTGAAGAAAGCTGAGCAAGCCAAAGAGCAGAGCATAG AGGGACAGGTTGTGAATGGAGATTCCAGCCCAGAGGTGAAGCAGCACGAGACCGAGCAAAGCAAAGCGGCTGAAGAGAGTCAAGCTGTGGAGAACAg